In a single window of the Papaver somniferum cultivar HN1 chromosome 8, ASM357369v1, whole genome shotgun sequence genome:
- the LOC113303455 gene encoding uncharacterized protein LOC113303455 — protein sequence MPSSSAPIPQTKTDLETILSRARPFLRGEYESIDPNLPTLLSVLRSVGASECWHKHGSFYDHLVDMYRILKIWNTPESVCLCGLFHSAYSNSYVNLAIFDPSTGRETVRDHVGEAAERLIHLFCIVPRQTLIHDDLLFHYSDQELVEHLKLSELSVKNAKELGLFNPDEVWRKKLNSILPCDGISVKHIKSGDEFMVSRRVIAVFVLMTMADFSDQLFGFQDILFDNENGRLEFTGNNFTSLWPGNGKPGLWMNSISRMGALYSLLVREEEIFIEEKKRVSGNLSINEGRDEEIELVIPPVFEYCTKVLDAGDQIIARDLYWEAVCDGNAKGLDKAEELLLKSIEGNPFVGEPHIVLGQIYLITGRFEEGEKEAEMGLKLLLEWGSPWDKRMSWGGWIAWSRVLVMKAKEKSWPHTSFGILNLGLVK from the coding sequence ATGCCATCATCATCAGCGCCAATTCCACAGACAAAAACCGATCTTGAAACAATTTTGTCAAGAGCACGTCCATTTCTCCGAGGTGAATATGAATCCATAGACCCAAACCTCCCAACTCTACTATCAGTCCTTCGCTCCGTTGGTGCATCAGAGTGCTGGCACAAACACGGCAGTTTTTATGATCATCTTGTTGATATGTACAGGATTTTAAAAATATGGAACACGCCGGAATCAGTCTGTCTTTGTGGTTTGTTCCATTCTGCTTACTCAAACTCTTATGTTAATCTCGCGATTTTTGATCCTTCAACTGGACGTGAAACGGTACGTGATCATGTTGGTGAAGCAGCTGAACGTTTGATTCATCTGTTTTGTATTGTCCCACGACAAACTCTTATTCATGATGATTTGTTATTTCATTATAGTGATCAAGAACTTGTTGAGCATCTGAAATTATCTGAATTATCAGTGAAAAATGCTAAGGAATTGGGTTTGTTTAATCCAGATGAAGTTTGGAGAAAGAAATTGAATTCTATACTTCCTTGTGATGGTATTTCAGTCAAGCATATAAAAAGTGGTGATGAATTTATGGTTTCAAGAAGGGTAATTGCTGTTTTTGTTTTAATGACTATGGCTGATTTTAGTGATCAATTATTTGGTTTTCAAGATATTTTGTTTGATAATGAAAATGGTAGGCTTGAATTTACTGGTAACAATTTTACTTCACTTTGGCCTGGGAATGGGAAACCAGGGCTTTGGATGAATTCAATATCAAGAATGGGTGCACTTTACTCACTGTTAGTAAGAGAAGAAGAGATTTTCATTGAAGAAAAGAAAAGGGTTAGCGGGAATTTGTCAATAAATGAAGGTAGAGATGAAGAGATTGAATTAGTAATCCCACCTGTTTTTGAGTATTGCACTAAGGTTTTGGATGCTGGGGATCAGATAATTGCTAGAGATTTGTATTGGGAAGCAGTTTGTGATGGAAATGCTAAAGGGTTGGACAAAGCCGAGGAATTGTTATTGAAGAGTATTGAGGGAAACCCATTTGTTGGTGAACCTCATATTGTTTTAGGCCAGATTTATTTGATTACAGGAAGATTTGAAGAAGGCGAAAAGGAGGCTGAAATGGGTTTGAAGCTTTTGTTGGAATGGGGAAGTCCTTGGGACAAGAGGATGTCTTGGGGAGGATGGATTGCTTGGTCTAGAGTATTGGTCATGAAAGCTAAGGAGAAATCTTGGCCTCACACATCTTTTGGTATTCTTAATCTAGGACTTGTCAAGTAA